One region of Mus musculus strain C57BL/6J chromosome 15, GRCm38.p6 C57BL/6J genomic DNA includes:
- the Hgh1 gene encoding protein HGH1 homolog isoform X1 — translation MRGPGVGSGFSGERGLLEQEAGADTEAVELLPFLVLGARADLQAAAAQHVLALTGAGSGRTLLAGQPELLRALVDLAVAPAPAPSRDASRALVNLAADPNVHWQLLAADPELPARLLRCVLDPQWPWAEEAAAVLANLSREPAPCAALMEKLMAAEPERLGLERLVNALCTPSYNAAAPLHYLGPLLSNLSQQAEVRGPTAAASYPVHRFFGHHKWLLGAQVDILPFLLLPLAGPEEFSEEEMDQLPVDLQYLSPDKQREPDADIRKMLIEAVMLLTATAPGRKQVRDQGAYLILRELHSWEPEPDVRMACEKLIQVLIGDEPEAGMENLLEVQVPEDVEQQLQELDQQEQQELAQELRGNGAPHT, via the exons ATGCGGGGACCGGGAGTAGGTTCGGGGTTCTCTGGTGAGCGAGGGTTGCTAGAGCAGGAGGCTGGCGCGGACACGGAGGCGGTGGAACTGCTGCCCTTCCTGGTGCTCGGAGCGCGAGCCGACCTGCAGGCGGCCGCGGCGCAGCACGTGCTGGCGCTGACTGGTGCGGGCTCGGGCCGCACGCTGTTGGCCGGACAGCCAGAGTTGTTGCGGGCCTTGGTCGACCTTGCGGTGGCCCCGGCCCCAGCTCCTTCCCGCGATGCCTCCCGCGCGCTCGTGAACTTGGCTGCTGATCCCAATGTGCACTGGCAGCTGCTGGCGGCTGACCCGGAGCTGCCCGCCCGCCTGCTGCGCTGCGTGTTGGACCCTCAGTGGCCCTGGGCTGAAGAGGCGGCTGCAGTGCTGGCCAACCTGAGTCGCGAGCCGGCTCCGTGTGCTGCGTTAATGGAGAAGCTGATGGCCGCTGAGCCGGAGCGGTTGGGTCTGGAGCGACTTGTCAACGCGCTGTGCACGCCGAGCTACAACGCGGCCGCACCCCTGCATTACCTGGGGCCGCTGCTCTCCAACCTTAGCCAGCAGGCGGAG GTGCGTGGTCCAACGGCTGCTGCCTCTTACCCAGTACACAGATTCTTCG GACATCACAAGTGGTTACTTGGGGCCCAAGTCGACATTCTCCCCTTTTTGCTACTGCCCTTGGCTGGGCCTGAAGAGTTTTCCGAGGAAGAAATGGACC AGCTGCCTGTTGACCTGCAGTACTTGTCACCAGACAAGCAACGGGAGCCGGACGCTGACATCCGGAAGATGCTCATCGAAGCCGTCATGCTG CTGACAGCCACGGCACCTGGTCGGAAGCAGGTACGGGACCAGGGTGCCTACTTGATCCTTCGAGAGCTGCACAGCTGGGAGCCAGAGCCCGATGTGCGGATGGCTTGCGAAAAACTTATCCAG GTGCTTATTGGTGATGAGCCAGAGGCTGGCATGGAAAACCTGCTGGAGGTGCAGGTACCTGAAGACGTGGAACAACAGCTCCAGGAGCTCGACCAGCAAGAGCAACAGGAGCTCGCTCAAGAGCTAAGAGGCAACGGTGCCCCACACACCTGA
- the Hgh1 gene encoding protein HGH1 homolog, protein MRGPGVGSGFSGERGLLEQEAGADTEAVELLPFLVLGARADLQAAAAQHVLALTGAGSGRTLLAGQPELLRALVDLAVAPAPAPSRDASRALVNLAADPNVHWQLLAADPELPARLLRCVLDPQWPWAEEAAAVLANLSREPAPCAALMEKLMAAEPERLGLERLVNALCTPSYNAAAPLHYLGPLLSNLSQQAEVRAFLLDPDRCVVQRLLPLTQYTDSSVRRGGVVGTLRNCCFEHRHHKWLLGAQVDILPFLLLPLAGPEEFSEEEMDQLPVDLQYLSPDKQREPDADIRKMLIEAVMLLTATAPGRKQVRDQGAYLILRELHSWEPEPDVRMACEKLIQVLIGDEPEAGMENLLEVQVPEDVEQQLQELDQQEQQELAQELRGNGAPHT, encoded by the exons ATGCGGGGACCGGGAGTAGGTTCGGGGTTCTCTGGTGAGCGAGGGTTGCTAGAGCAGGAGGCTGGCGCGGACACGGAGGCGGTGGAACTGCTGCCCTTCCTGGTGCTCGGAGCGCGAGCCGACCTGCAGGCGGCCGCGGCGCAGCACGTGCTGGCGCTGACTGGTGCGGGCTCGGGCCGCACGCTGTTGGCCGGACAGCCAGAGTTGTTGCGGGCCTTGGTCGACCTTGCGGTGGCCCCGGCCCCAGCTCCTTCCCGCGATGCCTCCCGCGCGCTCGTGAACTTGGCTGCTGATCCCAATGTGCACTGGCAGCTGCTGGCGGCTGACCCGGAGCTGCCCGCCCGCCTGCTGCGCTGCGTGTTGGACCCTCAGTGGCCCTGGGCTGAAGAGGCGGCTGCAGTGCTGGCCAACCTGAGTCGCGAGCCGGCTCCGTGTGCTGCGTTAATGGAGAAGCTGATGGCCGCTGAGCCGGAGCGGTTGGGTCTGGAGCGACTTGTCAACGCGCTGTGCACGCCGAGCTACAACGCGGCCGCACCCCTGCATTACCTGGGGCCGCTGCTCTCCAACCTTAGCCAGCAGGCGGAGGTGCGTGCTTTTCTCCTGGACCCAGACAG GTGCGTGGTCCAACGGCTGCTGCCTCTTACCCAGTACACAGATTCTTCGGTGCGCAGGGGCGGGGTGGTGGGAACACTTCGGAATTGCTGTTTTGAGCATC GACATCACAAGTGGTTACTTGGGGCCCAAGTCGACATTCTCCCCTTTTTGCTACTGCCCTTGGCTGGGCCTGAAGAGTTTTCCGAGGAAGAAATGGACC AGCTGCCTGTTGACCTGCAGTACTTGTCACCAGACAAGCAACGGGAGCCGGACGCTGACATCCGGAAGATGCTCATCGAAGCCGTCATGCTG CTGACAGCCACGGCACCTGGTCGGAAGCAGGTACGGGACCAGGGTGCCTACTTGATCCTTCGAGAGCTGCACAGCTGGGAGCCAGAGCCCGATGTGCGGATGGCTTGCGAAAAACTTATCCAG GTGCTTATTGGTGATGAGCCAGAGGCTGGCATGGAAAACCTGCTGGAGGTGCAGGTACCTGAAGACGTGGAACAACAGCTCCAGGAGCTCGACCAGCAAGAGCAACAGGAGCTCGCTCAAGAGCTAAGAGGCAACGGTGCCCCACACACCTGA